One Pectinophora gossypiella chromosome 21, ilPecGoss1.1, whole genome shotgun sequence genomic region harbors:
- the LOC126376642 gene encoding KH domain-containing, RNA-binding, signal transduction-associated protein 2-like isoform X1 — MADNYESNGYNSSDFKRNSNQNFQGNDSGMGQGGEESKLNDKADEYMRDLLAEKIKLNNAKFPISCKLIDQEVSKVQTTGKIPAKDSKYMDVFREKPARVAVKVLVPVKEFPKFNFIGQLLGPKGNTMKRLQEETMCKMAVLGRGSMRDRQKEEELRNSLDPKYAHLSDELHVEISAMAPPAEAHARIAHALAEVKKYLIPDTDGMLRQTQMRDLMERPPRLGPPGRPQRMPPPPMPMGRQMPPKPKVASILDRARTAMEPSYSYDDPYAAEPSSGYSSRAPPRAAAESDYFYERNDRYYDEEPYYKEAPPAREFKPSARDVGTRRSGPVQRSQQHFARPGPYGRPKTSSKRN, encoded by the exons ATGGCTGACAATTATGAAAGTAATGGCTACAACAGCAGTGACTTCAAACGGAACTCTAACCAGAACTTCCAGGGTAATGATTCGGGAATGGGCCAAGGCGGCGAAGAATCGAAATTGAACGATAAAGCCGACGAATACATGAGAGATCTTTTGGCCGAGAAAATTAAACTCAACAATGCTAAATTCCCGATCTCTTGCAAACTCATTGATCAAG AGGTTTCCAAAGTACAAACCACGGGAAAAATTCCCGCAAAGGACTCGAAATACATGGATGTGTTCCGTGAGAAACCAGCTAGGGTGGCTGTCAAAGTGCTTGTACCAGTAAAGGAATTTCCCAAG tttaacTTTATTGGACAACTGCTGGGGCCTAAGGGCAACACCATGAAACGTCTGCAAGAAGAGACCATGTGTAAGATGGCTGTGCTTGGACGGGGATCCATGAGGGACAG ACAAAAGGAAGAAGAGCTAAGGAACTCCCTTGACCCTAAATACGCTCATCTGTCTGACGAGCTCCACGTGGAGATATCAGCCATGGCCCCGCCAGCAGAGGCTCATGCCAGGATTGCACACGCGCTTGCTGAAGTCAAGAAGTATCTGATACCCGATACAGACGGCATGCTCCGACAAACACAAATGCGGGATCTTATGGAGAGAC CGCCACGTCTAGGCCCGCCCGGCAGGCCGCAGCGCATGCCACCGCCGCCAATGCCTATGGGGCGCCAGATGCCACCGAAGCCCAAGGTGGCCAGCATACTGGACCGAGCTCGCACCGCCATGGAGCCATCTTATTCTTACGATGATCCCTACGCTGCTGAGCCGAGTAGC GGCTACTCATCCCGTGCGCCCCCGCGCGCTGCGGCAGAATCGGACTACTTCTACGAGCGCAACGACCGTTACTACGATGAAGAGCCGTACTACAAGGAGGCCCCACCTGCTAGGGAGTTCAAGCCTTCCGCCCGTGACGTCGGCACTCGTCGCTCGGGGCCTGTGCAACGTTCCCAGCAACACTTCGCCAGGCCGGGGCCCTACGGCCGTCCCAA GACTTCAAGCAAAAGAAACTGA
- the LOC126376642 gene encoding KH domain-containing, RNA-binding, signal transduction-associated protein 2-like isoform X2, with amino-acid sequence MADNYESNGYNSSDFKRNSNQNFQGNDSGMGQGGEESKLNDKADEYMRDLLAEKIKLNNAKFPISCKLIDQEVSKVQTTGKIPAKDSKYMDVFREKPARVAVKVLVPVKEFPKFNFIGQLLGPKGNTMKRLQEETMCKMAVLGRGSMRDRQKEEELRNSLDPKYAHLSDELHVEISAMAPPAEAHARIAHALAEVKKYLIPDTDGMLRQTQMRDLMERPPRLGPPGRPQRMPPPPMPMGRQMPPKPKVASILDRARTAMEPSYSYDDPYAAEPSSGYSSRAPPRAAAESDYFYERNDRYYDEEPYYKEAPPAREFKPSARDVGTRRSGPVQRSQQHFARPGPYGRPK; translated from the exons ATGGCTGACAATTATGAAAGTAATGGCTACAACAGCAGTGACTTCAAACGGAACTCTAACCAGAACTTCCAGGGTAATGATTCGGGAATGGGCCAAGGCGGCGAAGAATCGAAATTGAACGATAAAGCCGACGAATACATGAGAGATCTTTTGGCCGAGAAAATTAAACTCAACAATGCTAAATTCCCGATCTCTTGCAAACTCATTGATCAAG AGGTTTCCAAAGTACAAACCACGGGAAAAATTCCCGCAAAGGACTCGAAATACATGGATGTGTTCCGTGAGAAACCAGCTAGGGTGGCTGTCAAAGTGCTTGTACCAGTAAAGGAATTTCCCAAG tttaacTTTATTGGACAACTGCTGGGGCCTAAGGGCAACACCATGAAACGTCTGCAAGAAGAGACCATGTGTAAGATGGCTGTGCTTGGACGGGGATCCATGAGGGACAG ACAAAAGGAAGAAGAGCTAAGGAACTCCCTTGACCCTAAATACGCTCATCTGTCTGACGAGCTCCACGTGGAGATATCAGCCATGGCCCCGCCAGCAGAGGCTCATGCCAGGATTGCACACGCGCTTGCTGAAGTCAAGAAGTATCTGATACCCGATACAGACGGCATGCTCCGACAAACACAAATGCGGGATCTTATGGAGAGAC CGCCACGTCTAGGCCCGCCCGGCAGGCCGCAGCGCATGCCACCGCCGCCAATGCCTATGGGGCGCCAGATGCCACCGAAGCCCAAGGTGGCCAGCATACTGGACCGAGCTCGCACCGCCATGGAGCCATCTTATTCTTACGATGATCCCTACGCTGCTGAGCCGAGTAGC GGCTACTCATCCCGTGCGCCCCCGCGCGCTGCGGCAGAATCGGACTACTTCTACGAGCGCAACGACCGTTACTACGATGAAGAGCCGTACTACAAGGAGGCCCCACCTGCTAGGGAGTTCAAGCCTTCCGCCCGTGACGTCGGCACTCGTCGCTCGGGGCCTGTGCAACGTTCCCAGCAACACTTCGCCAGGCCGGGGCCCTACGGCCGTCCCAAGTAG
- the LOC126376828 gene encoding uncharacterized protein LOC126376828 — MTSLNDTNPIVDRIMDDDFVETLIFANSDGMPLFTNTTLVQATLLGTKMNHLGSIVRTCIKELDVFDEALIVRVSTKKVDILMAPHQEFNIVIGLRKNMQVKNPKNTGQK, encoded by the exons ATGACGTCGCTAAATGATACGAATCCGATAGTTGACAGAATCATGGATGATGATTTCGTTGAAACCTTAATATTCGCTAATAGTGACG GCATGccattatttacaaatactacTTTAGTTCAAGCGACGCTACTTGGAACAAAAATGAATCACCTCGGGAGTATCGTTCGAACATGTATTAAGGAATTG gATGTATTTGACGAAGCCTTGATAGTACGCGTGAGTACAAAAAAGGTTGATATTTTAATGGCACCGCACCAAGAATTCAATATTGTAATCGGACTACGTAAAAACATGCAAGTCAAGAATCCAAAGAATACTGGTCAAAAGTAA